The following are encoded together in the Tepidiforma bonchosmolovskayae genome:
- a CDS encoding right-handed parallel beta-helix repeat-containing protein: MSARTGLLLLVAVAAVLAGGGGWPPAARAAGIVTVTSTADAAGTCPHPSNCTLRAAIAAVNSGGASTIRFDPAVFPAAVPAVISVGSSPLPPLTADGATIDGSGSGVILRSASASLSVPHDGLRVTGSGATIRGLAFEGFSGVCLHAEGANATVGSPAAPNRFHDCGVAIRVAGAAGTVAANDISADPASLPDAIGILVSGSNGTIGGAGAARNTIDGTAVGVRVTGGSAPVAGVTIENNSFRRISSACVDLAAGSSGTTVRGNAFEDCGTGIVVAPSVEPAPVDRNSFAGNTFSALRGLAIDLGADGLRNPPAQPPPGPNGWVAYPAITRATPSGIEGTTCPGCRVEIYLASHTPGGQTDYGTVPLRPPVTADASGRFSAATMVSPGQWLVALATDAQGNTSEFSRPARVGSGAVVCGNVQLLPGWNHVAYFGSAPLILGDAFPSAESPAVTAIYQAVDGTPQYRRWLAATSAGRTLAALEPGQEYWFLATAPVTLPGGFSVSFPVPVTLQPGWNDLVYIGGSADPRDALASLEGKLLEVAKWDAGTQRWRRFGDGTAPAWTAGFDLMEACATYQVRVSEAVTLQPLQP, from the coding sequence ATGAGCGCCCGGACCGGCCTCCTCCTGCTTGTTGCGGTGGCAGCAGTCCTTGCCGGCGGCGGTGGATGGCCCCCCGCTGCCCGGGCGGCCGGCATCGTCACCGTGACATCGACGGCCGACGCCGCAGGGACCTGCCCGCACCCGAGCAACTGCACCCTTCGCGCGGCAATCGCCGCGGTCAACAGCGGAGGGGCATCGACCATCCGCTTCGACCCGGCCGTCTTCCCGGCGGCTGTCCCGGCGGTCATCTCGGTGGGCTCGAGCCCGCTCCCGCCGCTCACCGCCGACGGGGCGACAATTGATGGCTCCGGCAGCGGCGTCATCCTCCGCAGCGCCTCCGCCAGCCTGAGCGTTCCGCACGATGGTCTGCGCGTGACCGGCTCTGGCGCCACCATCCGGGGCCTCGCGTTCGAGGGCTTTTCGGGCGTCTGCCTCCACGCCGAAGGGGCGAACGCCACGGTCGGCTCCCCGGCGGCTCCCAATCGGTTCCACGACTGCGGCGTCGCGATCCGGGTCGCCGGAGCGGCCGGCACGGTCGCTGCGAACGACATCTCGGCTGACCCGGCCTCGCTCCCGGACGCCATCGGGATCCTGGTGTCCGGGAGCAACGGCACCATCGGCGGGGCCGGCGCGGCCCGGAACACGATCGACGGGACGGCGGTCGGGGTCCGGGTCACCGGCGGCTCGGCGCCCGTTGCGGGGGTGACCATCGAAAACAACAGCTTCCGCCGGATCAGCAGCGCCTGCGTCGACCTGGCCGCCGGCTCATCCGGCACCACGGTGCGCGGCAACGCCTTCGAGGACTGCGGAACGGGCATCGTGGTCGCACCGTCGGTCGAGCCGGCGCCCGTCGACCGCAACAGCTTCGCCGGGAACACGTTCAGCGCGCTCCGCGGGCTGGCGATCGATCTCGGCGCCGACGGCCTCCGGAACCCGCCGGCCCAGCCGCCGCCCGGTCCGAACGGCTGGGTCGCGTACCCCGCAATTACGCGCGCGACTCCTTCCGGCATCGAAGGGACGACCTGCCCGGGCTGCCGCGTGGAGATCTACCTGGCCAGCCATACGCCCGGCGGGCAAACCGACTACGGCACGGTGCCCCTCCGGCCGCCAGTGACCGCCGATGCGAGCGGTCGTTTCTCCGCGGCCACGATGGTCTCGCCCGGGCAATGGCTGGTTGCGCTGGCGACCGATGCGCAGGGCAACACCAGCGAATTCAGCCGACCGGCGCGTGTCGGCTCCGGCGCGGTCGTCTGCGGCAACGTCCAGCTCCTGCCGGGGTGGAACCACGTGGCATACTTCGGCAGTGCGCCGCTGATCCTTGGGGATGCCTTCCCGTCCGCCGAGTCACCCGCCGTGACAGCCATCTACCAGGCGGTCGACGGGACGCCGCAGTACCGCAGGTGGCTGGCTGCGACCAGCGCAGGGCGCACGCTGGCGGCACTCGAGCCGGGGCAGGAGTACTGGTTTCTCGCCACGGCGCCGGTGACATTGCCGGGCGGCTTCTCGGTCTCGTTCCCGGTGCCGGTCACGCTGCAGCCGGGCTGGAACGATCTCGTCTACATCGGCGGGTCGGCGGACCCGCGCGATGCGCTTGCCTCGCTGGAGGGAAAGCTCCTCGAGGTCGCCAAGTGGGACGCCGGCACCCAGCGCTGGCGCCGCTTCGGCGACGGCACGGCACCCGCCTGGACGGCGGGCTTCGACCTCATGGAGGCGTGCGCAACCTACCAGGTGCGAGTCAGCGAGGCGGTCACCCTGCAGCCGCTCCAGCCGTGA
- a CDS encoding GNAT family N-acetyltransferase — MTIEIRPCADRDELRDYGRIVSYVFASEEGMDDELAATQPEWTVCAFVDGKMASTLGVWPFTVRLNGVPVPMGGVTAVGTLPNYRRRGLLRQTMRKALETMYERRQPLAILWASMAAIYQRFGYGLASTRVAYRFDPRLAALAERPQVPGQIELLNVEEAYPVIKPVFIEWATPRNLVIHRSAELWRVSTFRPPKKGLPVHVAVYRDADGTPRGYAVYTAQSVEHTPDEGEQELQVHELVALDATAWAALWEFLRAHDLARRVELRAVPPDDPAPLLLLEPRVLNRRTQDAIWMRVVDAARALEARPYGAAGRLTIALSSDDQCPWNTGTYELETDGPRAEVRRVHGPDADITLEPAALASLLAGQWSASFLARAGRLQADDDVKIRLADDLFRTAYEPFCPNGF; from the coding sequence ATGACTATCGAGATTCGCCCCTGCGCAGACCGGGATGAGCTGCGCGACTACGGCCGCATCGTCTCCTACGTCTTCGCCAGCGAGGAAGGGATGGACGACGAACTCGCTGCCACGCAGCCGGAGTGGACGGTCTGTGCGTTCGTCGACGGGAAGATGGCTTCGACCCTTGGCGTCTGGCCGTTTACGGTCCGGCTGAACGGCGTTCCCGTCCCGATGGGCGGAGTCACCGCCGTCGGGACCCTGCCGAACTACCGGCGCCGCGGGCTGCTGCGCCAAACCATGCGCAAAGCGCTGGAGACGATGTACGAGCGGCGGCAGCCGCTGGCCATCCTCTGGGCGAGCATGGCGGCGATCTATCAGCGGTTCGGCTACGGCCTGGCCTCGACGCGTGTGGCGTACCGGTTCGACCCCCGCCTTGCCGCGCTTGCGGAGCGACCCCAGGTGCCGGGACAGATTGAGCTGCTGAACGTCGAGGAGGCCTATCCGGTCATCAAGCCCGTCTTCATCGAATGGGCCACACCGCGGAACCTGGTCATTCACCGCTCGGCCGAGCTCTGGCGCGTCTCGACGTTTCGCCCGCCGAAAAAGGGCCTGCCGGTGCACGTCGCCGTCTACCGCGACGCTGACGGAACCCCGCGCGGGTATGCGGTGTACACCGCTCAGAGCGTGGAGCACACCCCCGACGAGGGTGAGCAGGAGCTCCAGGTACATGAGCTGGTCGCGCTCGACGCAACGGCGTGGGCGGCGCTGTGGGAGTTCCTGCGGGCGCACGACCTCGCCCGGCGCGTCGAACTCCGGGCTGTCCCGCCCGATGACCCGGCCCCGCTGCTCCTCCTCGAGCCGCGCGTCCTCAACCGTCGCACGCAGGACGCCATCTGGATGCGCGTGGTCGATGCCGCGCGTGCGCTCGAAGCGCGCCCGTACGGGGCGGCAGGCCGACTGACCATTGCGCTCAGCTCTGATGACCAGTGCCCGTGGAATACGGGCACGTACGAACTCGAAACCGACGGGCCGCGGGCGGAGGTGCGCCGCGTGCACGGGCCGGACGCAGACATCACCCTTGAGCCCGCCGCGCTGGCATCGCTCCTTGCCGGCCAGTGGTCAGCCAGCTTCCTTGCCCGGGCCGGGCGGCTTCAGGCCGATGACGACGTGAAAATCCGGCTCGCCGATGACCTCTTCAGGACCGCGTACGAGCCGTTCTGCCCGAACGGTTTCTAG
- a CDS encoding VOC family protein produces MERKNTEFEFRGINHLALVCRDMERTVDFYCNVLGMPLIKTIELPNNMGQHFFFDIGNGDSLAFFWFPNAPEAAPGIASPAGMPGEGELATAHGSMNHVAFDVPPEKFDEYYEKIKAKGIKVTPILNHDDSPRQVSREVHEGTFIRSFYFQDPDGILLEFATWTRPLGPDDVKHKPARAADRDRYLGLVGTGGS; encoded by the coding sequence ATGGAACGCAAGAACACCGAATTCGAATTCCGGGGCATCAACCACCTCGCGCTCGTCTGCCGGGACATGGAGCGCACCGTCGATTTCTACTGCAACGTGCTCGGCATGCCGCTCATCAAGACGATCGAGCTGCCGAACAACATGGGCCAGCACTTCTTCTTCGACATCGGGAACGGCGACTCGCTCGCCTTCTTCTGGTTCCCGAACGCTCCCGAGGCCGCGCCCGGTATTGCGTCGCCGGCCGGCATGCCCGGTGAAGGCGAACTGGCCACCGCCCACGGGTCGATGAACCACGTCGCGTTCGACGTGCCGCCCGAGAAGTTCGACGAGTACTACGAGAAAATCAAGGCCAAGGGCATCAAGGTCACCCCTATCCTGAACCACGACGACAGCCCGCGGCAGGTCTCCCGCGAGGTCCACGAGGGCACCTTCATCCGTTCCTTCTACTTCCAGGACCCGGACGGCATCCTTCTCGAGTTCGCGACCTGGACACGGCCGCTCGGCCCGGACGACGTGAAGCACAAGCCGGCGCGGGCTGCGGACCGCGACCGCTACCTCGGCCTCGTCGGTACCGGCGGCAGCTAG
- a CDS encoding MBL fold metallo-hydrolase: MPAIDAVSIGSVTIAPLLDAPVLMNPRHFLPQHADRFYDEFGTEADERGLFTMSVTCYLVRSAGRTLLIDTGLGPRRRPGFPVGRLDEALRGAGVDPGDIDLVVHTHLHIDHVGWNTVDLDGGRREVFFPKAEFVIQQTEWDYWMAPERLEAPGNDHLRECVEPLRDTGRIRFVEGETALDEHLVFVPTPGHTPGHVAIGIVDGFERGLIIGDASHHPAQLIHPDWSPAFDVDPVQSAATREALFERAIAEGLLWMAGHWPHPGIGRLTRRDGRRVFEPL, from the coding sequence ATGCCCGCCATCGACGCGGTCTCCATCGGGTCAGTCACCATTGCACCGCTGCTCGACGCACCGGTCCTCATGAACCCGCGCCACTTCCTGCCGCAGCATGCCGACCGCTTCTACGACGAGTTCGGTACCGAGGCGGATGAGCGCGGGCTGTTCACCATGAGCGTCACCTGCTACCTCGTCCGTTCCGCGGGCCGGACCTTGCTCATCGACACCGGGCTCGGCCCACGGCGGAGGCCGGGCTTCCCCGTGGGCCGGCTCGACGAGGCCCTCCGGGGCGCAGGGGTGGACCCGGGCGACATCGACCTCGTGGTCCATACCCACCTGCACATCGACCACGTCGGCTGGAACACCGTCGACCTCGACGGCGGGCGACGCGAGGTCTTCTTCCCGAAGGCGGAGTTTGTCATTCAGCAGACGGAATGGGACTACTGGATGGCGCCAGAGCGGCTCGAGGCGCCGGGAAACGACCACCTGCGGGAGTGCGTCGAACCCCTTCGCGACACAGGCCGCATCCGCTTCGTCGAGGGCGAGACCGCGCTCGACGAGCATCTCGTGTTCGTGCCGACGCCCGGGCACACGCCGGGACACGTCGCCATCGGCATCGTCGACGGGTTCGAACGGGGGCTCATCATCGGCGATGCGTCGCACCACCCGGCCCAGCTCATCCACCCCGACTGGTCGCCCGCGTTCGATGTCGACCCCGTTCAATCCGCGGCGACGCGCGAAGCGCTCTTCGAACGCGCCATTGCGGAGGGCCTTCTCTGGATGGCCGGCCACTGGCCGCACCCCGGCATCGGGCGGCTGACCCGGCGGGACGGCCGCCGTGTCTTCGAGCCGCTCTAG
- a CDS encoding nitroreductase family protein: protein MDLIDGIMTLRAIRRYTAEPVTDDEVLTCLRAARQAPSGGNIQPWQFLVVRDAATRAALGEIYRRAYDRYEPAMLAATPPFRDDAEAERHRRTVASARHLAEHFAEAPVAVLFLMPNISMTLRDAEGPLDVGSPYASVYPAVQNFMLAARALGIGTTLTTVIRIYQDEVRQLLGIPDRYEIAALVPMGRPRGRFGVAPRKPLGAITHWDRFGNRRADLD, encoded by the coding sequence ATGGACCTCATCGACGGCATCATGACCCTTCGCGCTATCCGCCGGTACACGGCCGAGCCCGTGACCGACGACGAGGTGCTGACCTGCCTCCGTGCGGCCCGCCAGGCGCCGAGCGGCGGGAACATCCAGCCGTGGCAGTTTCTCGTGGTCAGAGACGCGGCCACGCGTGCGGCCCTTGGGGAGATCTACCGCCGTGCCTACGATCGCTACGAGCCAGCGATGCTGGCCGCGACGCCGCCGTTCCGCGATGACGCCGAGGCTGAGCGCCACCGCCGAACTGTGGCCTCGGCACGGCACCTCGCCGAGCATTTCGCCGAGGCGCCGGTTGCTGTCTTGTTCCTCATGCCGAACATCAGCATGACGCTCCGCGACGCCGAGGGGCCGCTCGATGTCGGCTCTCCCTACGCATCCGTCTACCCGGCGGTTCAGAACTTCATGCTCGCGGCCCGGGCCCTCGGCATCGGGACGACCCTGACGACGGTCATCCGCATCTACCAGGACGAGGTCCGCCAGCTGCTCGGCATCCCCGATCGGTACGAAATCGCGGCGCTGGTGCCGATGGGCCGGCCCCGCGGCCGGTTCGGCGTCGCCCCGCGCAAGCCGCTCGGCGCGATCACGCACTGGGACCGCTTCGGCAACCGTCGCGCCGACCTGGATTGA
- a CDS encoding aminotransferase-like domain-containing protein, whose amino-acid sequence MAEPYWTPERVDQVVSARARILGPQVWAAATPDPRHLISFAGGLPDIPSLPADELLRAARTVLDRERKEALEYGGTFGPLPLRDAIAERWTRLEGVTVTRDHVIIASGSAHAIGMVCETLLDPGDIVMVESPNFPGSMRTIRSFGAEMVAIPLDADGMRTDVLEEKLAALAAQGRRAKFIYCIPNHQNPAGCTMSLARREHLLDLARRYDTFVLEDDAYGELWFEEPPPPSIFALSNGEHGVKVCSFSKTIATGLRMGWVQGPPALISRIAALRYDMGSSPFLGRVIAEMIRNGDLDRHVERLRGIYRRKLERVEAALSRYCAPFVSYTRPRGGFFLWLELREGLNSREVQLAANERGVIVGQGPQFFADGKATNHLRLAFSYVAMEEIEEGIQRLGEAMSDVAARSGLK is encoded by the coding sequence ATGGCCGAGCCCTACTGGACCCCCGAACGCGTCGACCAGGTGGTCAGCGCCCGCGCCCGCATCCTCGGACCCCAGGTCTGGGCAGCGGCTACACCGGACCCTCGCCACCTCATCTCCTTCGCGGGCGGCCTCCCCGATATCCCGTCTCTCCCGGCCGACGAGCTGCTCCGCGCCGCCCGGACCGTGCTCGACCGCGAGCGGAAGGAGGCACTGGAGTACGGCGGCACCTTCGGCCCGCTGCCCCTGCGCGACGCCATCGCCGAGCGCTGGACCCGACTCGAGGGCGTTACCGTCACGCGGGACCACGTCATCATCGCGAGCGGTTCGGCGCACGCAATCGGCATGGTATGCGAGACCCTGCTCGACCCCGGGGACATCGTCATGGTCGAAAGCCCGAACTTCCCAGGCTCGATGCGCACCATCCGGTCGTTTGGCGCAGAGATGGTGGCGATCCCGCTCGATGCCGACGGCATGCGGACGGACGTCCTCGAAGAAAAGCTCGCTGCGCTCGCGGCCCAGGGCCGGCGGGCCAAATTCATCTACTGCATTCCGAACCACCAGAACCCGGCCGGCTGCACGATGAGCCTCGCGCGCCGGGAGCACCTCCTCGACCTCGCCCGCAGGTACGACACCTTCGTCCTGGAGGACGACGCCTACGGCGAGCTGTGGTTCGAAGAGCCCCCGCCGCCATCCATTTTCGCCCTCAGCAATGGCGAGCACGGGGTCAAGGTGTGCAGCTTCTCGAAGACGATCGCCACCGGCCTCCGGATGGGCTGGGTGCAGGGCCCACCGGCGCTCATCTCCCGGATTGCCGCGCTCCGGTACGACATGGGCTCCAGCCCGTTCCTCGGCCGGGTGATCGCTGAAATGATTCGCAACGGCGACCTGGACCGGCATGTCGAGCGGCTCCGGGGCATCTATCGGCGCAAGCTCGAGCGGGTCGAAGCAGCCCTTTCCCGGTACTGCGCCCCGTTTGTGAGCTATACCCGGCCCCGGGGCGGCTTCTTCCTCTGGCTGGAACTCCGGGAGGGTCTCAACTCCCGCGAGGTCCAGCTCGCTGCGAACGAGCGCGGCGTCATCGTCGGGCAGGGCCCGCAGTTCTTCGCCGACGGGAAGGCCACGAACCACCTCCGCCTCGCCTTCAGTTATGTCGCAATGGAAGAGATCGAAGAAGGCATCCAGCGGCTCGGCGAGGCGATGTCCGATGTTGCCGCCCGCTCCGGGTTGAAGTAG
- a CDS encoding acyl-CoA dehydrogenase family protein, whose translation MQAAASSLRDAARAIAPLARAYADQTERDRRLAEPVVAALRDAGLFRMLVPRELGGAEATVADLVDCIAAVAEGDGAAGWCLMIAATTGLTAALLPKQGAMEIHGDPASITGGMLMPRGTAARVPGGYRVSGRWAYGSGSPHCTWLLGGVTVLGSDGKPEMLPSGHPHLRMAFFPAGAFTILDTWHVAGLRGTGSHDYEVRDLFVPEHHTVGIGGEPPWADGPLYRFPMYGLLAIGVAAVGLGIARAAIDELTTLARAKTPTGSRRVLAERAAAQSGLAEAEALLGASRAFLSDVVASAWAAAEAGDALPIAERARLRLAATHTARSCARAVDICYDLGGGSAIYESSPLQRHFRDMHTLTQHVMVGQQMYEVVGRIMLDLPTDTFML comes from the coding sequence ATGCAGGCCGCTGCATCGTCACTGCGTGACGCTGCCCGGGCAATCGCCCCGCTTGCGCGCGCATACGCCGACCAGACCGAGCGAGATCGCCGACTTGCCGAGCCTGTGGTAGCGGCACTGCGCGATGCAGGGCTCTTCCGCATGCTGGTGCCGCGCGAACTTGGCGGCGCCGAAGCGACGGTGGCCGACCTGGTTGACTGCATCGCGGCGGTGGCAGAGGGCGACGGCGCCGCCGGCTGGTGCCTGATGATCGCCGCGACCACCGGCCTCACCGCGGCCCTCCTCCCGAAACAGGGCGCGATGGAGATTCACGGCGACCCTGCTTCGATTACCGGCGGGATGCTCATGCCCCGCGGCACCGCCGCGCGGGTCCCGGGCGGCTACCGCGTGTCAGGCCGCTGGGCCTACGGCAGCGGCTCGCCGCACTGCACCTGGCTCCTGGGAGGGGTGACCGTCCTCGGCAGCGACGGGAAGCCGGAGATGCTGCCCTCGGGGCATCCGCACCTGCGGATGGCCTTCTTCCCCGCTGGCGCGTTTACCATCCTCGACACGTGGCATGTCGCTGGCCTGCGGGGGACCGGCAGCCACGATTATGAGGTCCGCGACCTCTTTGTACCCGAGCACCATACGGTCGGTATCGGCGGGGAGCCGCCCTGGGCCGACGGCCCGCTCTACCGCTTCCCGATGTACGGGCTCCTTGCAATCGGCGTTGCAGCCGTCGGCTTGGGCATCGCCCGGGCGGCGATCGATGAGCTGACCACCCTCGCCCGGGCGAAGACGCCGACCGGGAGCCGCCGCGTCCTGGCTGAGCGTGCCGCGGCCCAGTCCGGGCTCGCGGAGGCGGAGGCCCTCCTGGGCGCCAGCAGGGCGTTTCTCTCGGATGTCGTCGCCTCGGCCTGGGCCGCGGCCGAGGCTGGCGACGCGCTACCCATTGCCGAGCGGGCTCGCCTCCGGCTGGCCGCAACCCATACCGCGCGCAGCTGCGCCCGGGCGGTCGACATCTGCTACGACCTGGGCGGCGGCTCCGCGATCTACGAGTCCAGCCCGCTCCAGCGGCACTTCCGCGACATGCATACGCTTACCCAGCACGTCATGGTCGGCCAGCAAATGTACGAAGTCGTCGGCCGCATCATGCTCGACCTCCCCACCGACACCTTCATGCTCTGA